One window from the genome of Phycisphaerales bacterium encodes:
- a CDS encoding phage Gp37/Gp68 family protein, producing the protein MAQGSTIEWTSATWNPIAGCTPVSPGCLNCYAARMALRLEKMQKGTGKYVGTAGKARDGRPVFTGRVNLDEDALDLPRSWKLGRTIFVNSMSDLFHDAVPAVFVRRVFDVMERCPQHSFQVLTKRPHRALELAGRLPWPDNVWLGTSVETARYYERIRLLQKIPARVRFLSCEPLLGPLARMPLKNIHWVIVGGESGPGARPMQGSWALQIKNQCEAKGVPFFFKQWGGVRKKETGRELEGRTWDEMPEA; encoded by the coding sequence GTGGCACAGGGATCGACCATCGAATGGACCAGCGCGACGTGGAACCCCATCGCGGGCTGCACGCCGGTCAGCCCCGGGTGCCTGAACTGCTACGCCGCCCGCATGGCCCTCAGGCTCGAAAAGATGCAGAAGGGGACCGGCAAGTACGTCGGCACCGCCGGCAAGGCCAGGGACGGACGGCCCGTGTTCACTGGCCGGGTGAACCTGGACGAGGACGCCCTCGACCTGCCACGCTCGTGGAAGCTCGGCCGCACGATCTTCGTCAATTCCATGAGCGACCTGTTCCACGACGCCGTGCCCGCGGTATTCGTGCGACGCGTCTTCGACGTGATGGAGCGATGCCCCCAGCACAGCTTCCAGGTGCTCACCAAGCGCCCCCACCGCGCCCTCGAACTGGCCGGCCGGCTGCCGTGGCCAGACAACGTGTGGCTCGGCACGAGCGTCGAGACGGCCAGGTACTACGAGCGCATCCGCCTGCTCCAGAAGATCCCCGCCCGCGTGCGCTTCCTCTCGTGCGAACCACTGCTGGGCCCGCTGGCCCGCATGCCGCTGAAGAACATTCACTGGGTCATCGTCGGCGGCGAGAGCGGGCCGGGGGCGCGGCCGATGCAGGGTTCGTGGGCCCTGCAGATCAAGAACCAGTGCGAGGCCAAGGGCGTGCCGTTCTTCTTCAAGCAATGGGGTGGCGTGCGGAAGAAGGAGACGGGCAGGGAGCTGGAGGGGCGGACGTGGGATGAGATGCCCGAAGCATAA
- the tcmP gene encoding three-Cys-motif partner protein TcmP — translation MSEVGRWSKRKYHFLSNYLNMFSTGMKNKWPQRHYVDLFSGAGLARLRDQGEIVVGSPLIAARVRDPFTKLHLCEADPKKFEALKQRISREPLATPPQLVHGDANRCIDEIVADIPPAGALTLVFADPYGLHFDFDTVRKLADRKCDLIVLLADNMDALRNWSAYYQHDPNSNLDRFMGEPGWRDVLKESPSERLAQNLRDRYCDRLRSQGFQFFGWERVVNDRNRDIYTLLFASSNKRGLDFWGKASATDEGGQRRLF, via the coding sequence ATGTCGGAGGTCGGCCGGTGGTCAAAACGCAAGTACCACTTTTTGAGCAACTACCTGAACATGTTCTCGACGGGCATGAAGAACAAATGGCCGCAGCGACACTATGTCGACCTGTTTTCCGGGGCGGGACTGGCCCGCCTCCGTGATCAAGGCGAGATCGTCGTCGGAAGCCCGCTCATCGCCGCCAGGGTACGTGACCCGTTTACGAAGCTGCACTTGTGCGAGGCCGATCCCAAGAAGTTCGAAGCACTCAAGCAGCGGATTTCTCGTGAACCACTCGCCACTCCACCGCAACTCGTGCATGGGGACGCGAATCGATGCATCGATGAGATCGTCGCAGACATTCCGCCAGCGGGTGCGCTAACACTGGTCTTTGCGGATCCGTACGGCTTGCACTTCGACTTCGATACCGTTCGCAAGCTTGCCGATCGCAAATGCGACCTAATTGTGCTGCTCGCGGACAATATGGACGCGTTGCGCAACTGGTCCGCGTACTACCAGCATGACCCCAACTCGAATCTTGATCGCTTCATGGGTGAGCCCGGATGGCGCGACGTCCTAAAGGAGTCGCCATCGGAACGGCTCGCCCAGAACCTGCGCGACCGATACTGCGACCGCCTGCGATCGCAGGGCTTTCAGTTCTTTGGGTGGGAGCGCGTCGTCAACGATCGGAATCGAGATATCTACACGCTGCTCTTCGCCTCGTCGAACAAGCGCGGGCTCGATTTCTGGGGCAAGGCCAGCGCCACCGACGAGGGAGGGCAACGGCGGCTGTTTTAA
- a CDS encoding insulinase family protein, which translates to MTTLAHRLARPCAVVLSLAAAASASAQQVERDRPLPEDPRLVRGTLDNGLEYVIVPNAEPPERVELWLHVHSGSLNEEEDQRGLAHFLEHLAFAGSTNYPPGTVRPFFENLGLSFGRHQNAVTGFDRTGYTISLPSSEPEMVDPALLFLSDVANNLLLPESGIEQERKIILEERRASLSPQQRVLYDLIERIAPESEFGQRIPIGTEEVLTTAGLEPIKRYYDTWYVPSNMTLLVVGDVTPDDVTGTIKELFGQGEFVPRPEPRDAGVVPTQGRSAIVASDPEETREEVAINFIDVPGGPTTTVGQYRDDLVRSLATAMMNDRLGEGVQDGELSMLGGSVSTGDFAGAIQWTQATGRSENGRWKDVLKEIGREVRRATIHGFTEPELEDAKRRLLSSAERAVEGEATRPSRLLRGAVVDSIASGEPFMSVAQQLELLRELLPGVTLEETNEDFRDVFAFEDAVFTLQTREDENTPTESELLAAGEAALRAEPEPYETQARAERLLDETPTPGGIAETTTHEDTGVTSLWLDNGVRVHVKRMTERQGEVLGSIHVFGGLVHEGEDTRGLTDAATTALARPAAGGLSSTQIDDLTTGWKARVRGGSNADGLTIGFSTTPDELENAFTLSHLLLTDPMVEDAATEQWRRGQLRTLEMLDTMPQGAALKAVIEAMYPADDSRPGLTPKHRIEAIDTAAAQAWLDEQLSGPMEVAIVGDLDVEATIELVRTYLGSLESRPRVSDRTNWDARQMERPEGPIELLKQPDVSTPQAYVVAGYYGANAWDTRDVRALRLAARVLNSRMIDRIREELGYAYSPSVSHRTARTWPGFGLLSVQTTTDPATADLLADEVRSMFEAFAADGPTDEELAIAVEQLRNVHDETVRNPAAWLRELQTLDYLGGSLDEMAMEREALGSFTPAELRDVFAKYAVEDGRMKIIVRPASPGGDGDG; encoded by the coding sequence ATGACCACGCTCGCCCATCGCCTCGCCCGCCCGTGCGCCGTCGTGCTCTCGCTCGCCGCGGCCGCCTCCGCCTCGGCCCAGCAGGTCGAACGCGACCGGCCGCTGCCCGAAGACCCGCGCCTCGTCCGCGGCACGCTGGACAACGGCCTGGAGTACGTCATCGTGCCCAACGCCGAGCCGCCCGAGCGGGTCGAACTCTGGCTGCACGTGCACTCGGGCTCGCTCAACGAAGAAGAGGACCAGCGCGGCCTGGCCCACTTCCTCGAGCACCTGGCCTTCGCCGGCAGCACCAACTATCCGCCCGGCACCGTGCGCCCGTTCTTCGAGAACCTGGGCCTCTCCTTCGGCCGCCACCAGAACGCCGTCACGGGCTTCGACCGCACGGGCTACACGATCAGCCTGCCGAGCTCCGAGCCGGAGATGGTGGACCCGGCGCTGTTGTTCCTGAGCGACGTGGCGAACAACCTGCTGCTGCCCGAGAGCGGCATCGAGCAGGAGCGCAAGATCATCCTGGAGGAACGCCGCGCGAGCCTCTCGCCCCAGCAGCGGGTGCTCTACGACCTCATCGAGCGGATCGCGCCCGAGAGCGAGTTCGGCCAGCGCATCCCCATCGGCACCGAAGAGGTGCTGACGACCGCGGGGCTCGAGCCCATCAAGCGCTACTACGACACTTGGTACGTGCCCAGCAACATGACGCTGCTCGTCGTCGGCGACGTCACGCCCGATGATGTCACCGGCACCATCAAGGAGCTCTTCGGCCAAGGCGAGTTCGTCCCGCGTCCCGAGCCGCGCGACGCGGGCGTCGTGCCAACGCAGGGCCGCAGCGCCATCGTCGCCAGCGATCCCGAGGAAACCCGCGAAGAGGTCGCCATCAACTTCATCGACGTGCCCGGCGGGCCGACGACCACCGTCGGCCAGTACCGCGACGACCTGGTCCGGTCGCTGGCCACCGCCATGATGAACGACCGGCTGGGCGAGGGCGTGCAGGACGGCGAGCTCAGCATGCTCGGCGGCAGCGTGAGTACGGGCGACTTCGCCGGGGCCATCCAGTGGACGCAGGCGACCGGCCGCAGCGAGAACGGCCGCTGGAAGGACGTGCTCAAGGAAATCGGCCGCGAGGTGCGCCGCGCGACGATCCATGGCTTCACCGAGCCCGAGCTTGAGGACGCCAAGCGCCGGCTGCTCTCGAGCGCCGAGCGCGCCGTCGAGGGCGAGGCGACGCGGCCGAGCCGGCTGCTGCGCGGCGCGGTCGTCGATTCGATCGCCAGCGGCGAGCCGTTCATGAGCGTCGCGCAACAACTGGAATTGCTCCGCGAGCTGCTCCCCGGCGTCACGCTGGAAGAGACGAACGAAGACTTCCGCGACGTGTTCGCCTTCGAGGACGCCGTCTTCACGCTGCAGACGCGCGAGGACGAGAACACGCCCACCGAGTCGGAGCTACTGGCCGCCGGCGAGGCCGCGCTGCGCGCCGAGCCCGAGCCGTACGAAACCCAGGCCCGCGCCGAGCGCCTGCTCGACGAGACGCCCACCCCCGGCGGCATCGCCGAGACGACCACCCACGAGGACACCGGCGTCACCAGCCTCTGGCTCGACAACGGCGTCCGCGTGCACGTCAAGCGCATGACGGAACGCCAGGGCGAGGTCCTCGGCTCCATCCACGTCTTCGGCGGGCTGGTCCACGAGGGCGAGGACACCCGCGGCCTGACCGACGCGGCGACGACGGCGCTCGCGCGTCCCGCCGCGGGCGGGCTCAGCTCGACCCAGATCGACGACCTGACGACGGGCTGGAAGGCCCGCGTCCGCGGCGGCTCCAACGCCGACGGCCTGACCATCGGCTTCAGCACGACGCCCGACGAGCTCGAGAACGCCTTCACGCTCAGCCACCTGCTGCTGACCGACCCGATGGTCGAGGACGCTGCAACAGAGCAGTGGCGCCGCGGCCAGCTCCGCACGCTCGAGATGCTCGACACCATGCCCCAGGGCGCGGCGCTCAAGGCCGTCATCGAGGCGATGTATCCGGCCGACGACTCGCGGCCCGGCCTGACGCCCAAGCACCGCATCGAGGCGATCGACACCGCAGCCGCGCAGGCCTGGCTCGACGAGCAGCTCAGTGGCCCGATGGAGGTCGCCATCGTCGGCGACCTGGACGTCGAGGCGACCATCGAGCTCGTGCGCACCTACCTCGGCTCGCTCGAGTCGCGGCCGCGCGTGTCGGACCGGACCAACTGGGACGCGCGGCAGATGGAACGGCCGGAAGGCCCCATCGAGCTCTTGAAGCAGCCCGACGTCTCGACGCCGCAGGCCTACGTCGTCGCCGGCTACTACGGGGCGAACGCGTGGGACACGCGCGACGTGCGGGCCCTGCGGCTGGCGGCGCGCGTGCTCAACAGCCGCATGATTGATCGCATCCGCGAAGAGCTCGGCTACGCCTACAGCCCCAGCGTCTCGCACCGGACGGCCCGCACGTGGCCCGGCTTCGGCCTGCTCAGCGTCCAGACGACGACCGACCCCGCGACGGCCGACCTGCTGGCCGACGAGGTCCGCTCGATGTTCGAGGCGTTCGCCGCCGACGGCCCGACCGACGAGGAGCTGGCGATCGCCGTCGAGCAGCTGCGCAATGTGCACGACGAGACGGTCCGCAACCCCGCCGCCTGGCTGCGCGAGCTGCAGACGCTCGACTACCTCGGCGGCTCGCTCGACGAGATGGCGATGGAGCGCGAGGCCCTGGGCTCGTTCACCCCCGCCGAGCTACGCGACGTGTTCGCGAAGTACGCGGTGGAGGACGGGCGGATGAAGATCATCGTGCGGCCGGCCTCGCCGGGCGGCGACGGCGACGGCTGA
- a CDS encoding cupin domain-containing protein, which translates to MPDHVLHTLADLPTDSPMPLIDRRRILGERMMISEVVLHPGFEVASHSHENEQMVVMLEGSAEFTIGEGQKVTVSAGQVLVLPPNLPHACKALERCRILDLFSPVSEKTGVDAHG; encoded by the coding sequence ATGCCCGACCACGTCCTCCACACCCTCGCCGACCTGCCCACCGACTCGCCCATGCCCCTGATCGACCGCCGCCGCATCCTGGGCGAGCGGATGATGATCAGCGAGGTCGTCCTCCACCCGGGCTTCGAGGTCGCCAGCCACAGCCACGAGAACGAGCAGATGGTGGTGATGCTCGAGGGCAGTGCGGAATTCACGATCGGGGAAGGCCAGAAGGTTACGGTTTCCGCCGGACAGGTGCTGGTGCTGCCGCCCAACCTCCCGCACGCCTGCAAAGCCCTGGAGCGATGCCGCATCCTCGACCTCTTCAGCCCCGTGAGCGAGAAGACGGGCGTGGACGCCCACGGCTGA
- a CDS encoding spondin domain-containing protein produces MRRTLTAACLTACLASTVHAQSRATYRVTFDSTWSEATHPVDFPRNPHFSPLVGATHAEPGLIWQAGELASPGMEVMAETGSTSLLLFEISQMATDGMIGIDIVGGPIRLSPGSVSLTFETSSEFPLLTLVTMIAPSPDWYVGTQGLDLRDDGGWRQNIVFDLWPYDSGTDSGTTYTSPNMDTNPAEPIRQIADEFPFTGTPALGTYTIELLSVECAAELDGDGELTIFDFLEFQNLFDAGDPRADFDGDGSLTIFDFLAYQNAFADGC; encoded by the coding sequence ATGCGCCGCACCCTGACCGCAGCTTGCCTGACCGCCTGCCTGGCCTCGACCGTCCACGCCCAGTCTCGCGCGACCTACCGCGTGACGTTCGATTCGACGTGGTCGGAGGCGACCCACCCGGTCGACTTCCCGCGCAACCCGCACTTCTCGCCGCTCGTGGGTGCGACGCACGCCGAGCCCGGCCTCATCTGGCAAGCTGGTGAGCTTGCCAGCCCTGGCATGGAGGTCATGGCCGAAACCGGCAGCACGTCGCTCCTGCTCTTCGAGATCTCGCAGATGGCCACCGACGGCATGATCGGGATCGACATCGTCGGTGGCCCCATCCGCCTCAGCCCCGGCAGCGTTTCTCTCACGTTCGAGACCTCGAGCGAGTTCCCGTTGCTTACGCTCGTGACCATGATCGCGCCGAGTCCCGACTGGTACGTCGGCACGCAGGGCCTGGACCTGCGCGACGACGGCGGCTGGCGCCAGAACATCGTGTTCGACCTGTGGCCCTACGACTCGGGCACGGACTCGGGCACGACCTACACCTCGCCCAACATGGACACGAACCCCGCCGAGCCGATCCGCCAGATCGCCGACGAGTTCCCCTTTACCGGCACGCCCGCCCTGGGCACGTACACGATCGAGCTCCTGAGCGTCGAGTGCGCCGCCGAGCTCGACGGCGACGGCGAACTCACGATCTTCGACTTCCTCGAATTCCAGAACCTGTTCGATGCCGGCGATCCGCGTGCCGACTTCGATGGTGATGGGTCGCTGACCATCTTCGACTTCCTGGCATACCAGAACGCCTTCGCCGACGGCTGCTGA
- a CDS encoding RidA family protein, giving the protein MSDRISTDAAPKPVGAYPHARRVGDLLFCSGVGPRKPGENTVPGVSLDDAGNLVDYDFEAQCRACFENVRTVVEAGGARFEDVVDVQVYLTDIPRDFAAFNALWKDFFAGEGKPNPCRTTIEVSRLPQGGNAPIAVELKVIAQIRGG; this is encoded by the coding sequence ATGTCAGATCGAATCTCGACCGATGCCGCGCCCAAGCCCGTCGGCGCCTACCCGCACGCCCGGCGCGTCGGCGACCTGCTCTTCTGCTCGGGCGTCGGCCCGCGAAAGCCGGGTGAGAACACCGTGCCCGGCGTCTCGCTCGACGACGCAGGCAACCTCGTTGATTACGACTTCGAAGCCCAGTGCCGAGCGTGCTTCGAGAACGTGCGGACCGTGGTCGAGGCCGGCGGGGCCCGCTTCGAGGACGTCGTCGACGTGCAGGTCTACCTGACGGACATCCCGCGCGATTTCGCGGCCTTCAACGCGCTCTGGAAGGACTTCTTCGCCGGCGAGGGAAAACCCAATCCGTGCCGCACGACCATCGAGGTCAGCCGCCTGCCGCAGGGCGGAAACGCCCCGATCGCCGTGGAGTTGAAGGTCATCGCCCAGATTCGCGGCGGCTGA